The sequence below is a genomic window from Myxococcales bacterium.
TCCCGGGCGTGCTGCGCCCTCTCATCTTCCACGCCAAGGGGCACGCAACCCACCTGCACGTGCGTTTTTTCAACCCCATTGCCCAGGAGACGGCGGTCCTCGCCCACGACGTGCTCGCGGCCCATGGCTATCAGGGTGCAGCGACTGCGTTCATCACCCACCGCACCAAGAAGGGGGAGACGCTGGGCATGCTCGCCAAGAAATACCGGGTCACGGTCCGGGAGATCATGCGCGAGAACGGCCTCCGGACGACCAAGATCCGCGCGAAGCAGCCGTACCGGATCCCGAGGAAGGGTGCGCTCGGCCGCCCCCCACACGTCTCCATTCCGCCGCGACGTCTGCCGCCCACGAGTGCGGCTCGGAACAAGACGCCCTGAGCGCGCGCTCCGCCGTGTTCAGGAGAACACTCGCTCGAGCACCTCGAGCACCGGCCGCACGACGAGCAACCAGAACGCGATCGACGCCACGAAGAGCAGACCGAGCTGGATCGCCCACAGCAACCAGAACTTCGGGTTCTTCAGGCGCGAGGCGGGAATGGTCAGCAGGCGATCGGCTACGAAACCCGTGCCGACTCGCCGCACCGACACCAGCAACTCTCGCGCGTTGTGCGCGGGCAGTGCGAGCCGCAGCCGCGCGTCGATGAGCAGCGGCAGCGGCGTCGAGCCGGAGTAGAGGCGGGCGCTCCCGTCCGGAGCCACCTCCAGCTTGGCGCGCACGAAGCCCTCCGCAACGCGGCCGGAGGCCAGCGAGTCGAAGCTCACCTCAGGCGGAAGCTCGCGCGGATCGACCAGCCGGGGCACGAGCGGCAGGATGCCTCCGAGCCCGCGCCCTCCGGCGCCCAGCATGCCGACGGAACCCACCAGACCCCCGGAGAGCATCCCAAGGCTGAGGATCCCGAAACCCGCCTGCCCCACCACGAAGAACCCCCGGGCGACCTGACCCACGGCAATGAACCCGGTCGCGACCTGCCCGATCGCGATGAAGCCGCTGGCGAACTGGCCGATCGCAATGATGCCCGTTGCTTCCTGCCCGACGTCGATGATGGGGCCCATCTGCGTGTCGCAGGCTAGCACTTCCGCGCCGCGAGCAGGAGCGACTAAGCTCGGGGTCAGCTTGTACTTCGTCCAGGTCACCACGGAGTTTCAGTGTCGGGCGTGTGGTCACGCCTCGCCGCTCAATCACCTCGATCTCGATGGCTCGGTGCGCTGCATGCGCTGTGGTCTCGAGCAGGCGTTCGCGGAGAGCTCCTGGCAGACGGCCATCGACCACGCTCACGCCGTGGGCGATCTGGCGGGCTCGCCGGAGGGGCGCAACCCGAGCGGATGGTTGTCCATCGCCGCCGAGAATCCGTTCAAGGCGGTGACGACCGCAGTGCACCAGCAATCCGGAATGGTGAGTGAGCGCGGCATGCAAGTGCCCACCTCACTTCGCACGACCGCCATCGTGGCGGAGCCGAAGTGTGTGACGTGCAACGTGCCGCTCGTTTTCCGCAGCGAGGGGACGGAGCTCGTCTCACGTTGTAGTCGCTGTTCCGAGACGCGGAAGTACCGCTTGCCTCCCGGTGCGCGCGAGCGTTTTCCGGGTCTGGTTGGCGTCATGACCGACGAACACCGCTCGGATCAGCTCGTCACTCGGGTGGACGATGATCGCGAGCGACCGGGCGCGGTGGCGCTCTCGTGTCCGAGCTGCGGTGGTGCCTTGCAGGTTGCGCCGGGCGAACGCATCGTGGCGTGCGGATACTGCGGTGCGTCGTCGCGCATCCCCGAGAAGGTCTACCTTCGCGCGGGAGATCCGAATCTGCGACCGGAGCCCTGGTGGCTGGCTTTCGACGGCCCGTCCCGCACGCGCCGTCGGCTCGAGCGTGACCCCGCTATCCCACGCGAACCGGGCGACGAAGCCACCGACATCCAGGCCGTCGAGCCTCCCAAGCGCAAGAAAGCGGCGCCAGCCGATCTGGCGCTGGTGATCATCCTGCCGCTCTTGTTTCTGATGATTGCCGGGCTTCTCGACTATCTGGTGCTCGGTCAGCTCGAGCTCGACCTGAGCGCATTCTGAGCCTTTACGTGCCCGTGTGAAGCGGCTACGAGTCGCGCTCCGTGGCTGCGCCCCTCGAGTTCAAGCGCCGGGTCCGTCTGCCGGATCCCGAGGAACCGCCGATGCCGCGGCCGCGACGCTCGCGAGCTCTCGGTGTGGGCTTCTCGGCGTGGCTCGCATCGGTGGGTGTGGCGTGGGGCGTCAACGCGGGCACGTTCCCGGTCGCCGTGTGGCTCGACGACGTGTCGGCTCACTCGATCTCGTCGCCGCGGGCCGAGCGGCAGCGTCCGGGCGCGCCGCCGCCTGCGTTTCCAAACCCGATGCCAGAGCCGACACCCGCTGCGCCGGCTCCCCCCGCTGCACCCGCCGTGGCCATGGCGGAGGAAGCGTCCGCGCCGCCCGAGTCCCCGGTGCTCGACCAACCTAGCGCCTTGGCGATCGAGCCGGCACTCCCCTCGCCCCGCGAGGTTGGGCCGCTCGCCGCACGGGGAAGCCTGACGCCCGAGCCCGCGCCGGCGGTCGTCGATCCGCCAACCCGCGAGCGCGCCGCAGTCGCACCCAGCCGAGAGCCTCCCGCTCTGCCGCCGCGCCCGAGCGCCGTCGAGCCTCCGCCGAGCGGCCCGGGTTCGAGTGACGGCACGTCCTGCGAAGCGGCCGTCGCGTCGTCGTCGGACTCGATCGAGATCGGAAAAGATCGCGGCCCCGCCGATCTGCGCGCGTCGGACTACGCGCGCGTGCTCAATGGCGGAGGTTATTTGAGCCCGTGCGGCGTCCCGACTCGAACCAGCGTCGACGTCTGCGTGGCGGTGCAGAACGGCCGCGCCCTGGGTGTCACCGTGCGAACGTCGCCGCGCTCACCGAACATCGAACGCTGCGTCGCGCGCGGCGTCCGCCGCCTGGCCTTCCCGCGCCATCCCCGCTTCGACGTCGCGCGCACGCGTTTCGCTGCGGAGTGAGGCGCTACAGCGCCGAACAGGTTGAACGTCGTTTGTTTTCAGCGGCTCGCGCACCCGGCCGAGGTCACAGAGGTGAGCGGCGTGCGCGCTGGCAGGCGTGTTCGCGCGACAAATGTTCGGCGGTGACCAGCTCGCCGCTCGGATCGAGGTGATCGCCGACGGGGCGGTTCCAGACGGCGCGCCGAACGGCGTGCGCTTTCAGCGGCTCGTGCTACCGGGGACTACGCCCGTGAAATCGAGGCGCTCTACGCCGAGGCGCTCGATGAGGCCGTGACGCTTGAGACGGTGCGGGAGGAGCCGGCCGTGAGAATGCTCGTCCTTCTCCCCGAGTACCTCACCGTCATCGCGATGTGGGGCCGCGACGACGTGGCTTTCGAGACACTGGTCAGAGCGATCAAACCGTAGACAACCGCGGACATCATCCGGCGACACCTCGGGCCGTACGCGGTCAAATTGTTCCAGCGGCGAGTCGAGGAGGTCGAGTGGAAGGCGTCGCGCGGGCGAGGGTGAGGGCGCCGCCCCCGCGCTGTTCCGAACCCCCTCCAGGGCCCGCCGCTCCGGCCGCTTGATTTCCGCTGCTCTTGATCCAGTTCGGCGTCGTCCCGCAGACGGCCGTTTGCGGGACGCTCGTTGGAAGTCAGGCGTCAAGAGGTGTAGCCCGCCGTTCCCTATTTGCCGCAGACACAACAAGCACCGGCACCGCAGAAAGGCAGCGCGCAAAACTGAGTCAGCGCCGGGTTGGACGAAAGGAGCTGGTTACCGCACGCCTGACAGGTCGTACCCGTGCAGTAACGAGCTGCGGGATACGGGAAGCTGTGAGCTGCGCAAACAGCTTCCGAAAGGCAATACTGCGCGCAGTCTGTTTGGCTGCACATCGCGCCGGCTCCACCTCCGCCGCCACTTCCTCCCACCCCACCGGTTCCTCCACTCGTTACCCCGCCAGTTCCGCCACCCGTACCGTCACCACCCGTCGCGCCCGTCCCGCCGCCCCCGCTCGGCGCTCCGCCCCCGCTCGGCGCTCCGCCCCCGCTCGGCGCTCCGCCCCCGCTCGGCGCACCTCCACCGCTCGGCGTCCCGCCCGTCCCACCAGTCCCGCCGCCTGCGCTCGCGCCGGCCATGCCGCCGACGGCCGAGGTTCCGCCGCTAGCGCCGCCGCTGCCGGCAGTGCCGCCGCTGCCGCCGGTCGCGCCGGTTCCGCCGCTTCCCCCTGTCGCGCCAGCACCCGCTACGGAGTTGCACGTCTTCGTCTTCTCGCAGTCGTCGTCGCTCGAACAGCCGGACCCAAGTGCGAGCGCGAAGGACACCGCCTTTACAGTCATACCCACTATGCGTCCGTTCATGATGGTTTCTCCAGTCGGCGTTCGCTCACTGTGAACGCCGTGCGTGCGCTCGCTCGCTCACTGCCAGTCGGCGCAAAAACCCTGATCGCACGTGGCAAGGGAGTACGGTGCGCAGTCCGGCGTCGACTGGCACGACGGATAGCAGCGGGATTTGGCGCCAGCGTCGGCCGAGTCTGCTTTGCAAACATTCTTGCGGCCGAGCTCATTCGTATCGCCGGTGCACCGCCCCGCGCAGTCGGCGTCGCCTTGGCAAAACTTGCCGACCGGCACGCACCAGCCGGTGGCACCATACGTCGCGAAGTCACCAGATGCGCAGTCGGATGCCTTGGTGCAGGGATCGCCGGTGCCCTTGAGACCAGTGGTGCAGGTGAAGCCCCCGCCGGCACCCCCGCTCGAAGTTCCTCCGCCGGCGGGCGCACCGCCGCCAGCTGGCAATCCTCCACCGCCAGTTGGCGCACCGCCGGTGCCACCGCCGCCTTGGGCGCCGCCGACAGCGCCAGTGCCACCAGATGGCTGCCCACCCCGGCGGCACCGCCCACCCCGGCGGCACCGCCCACCCCGGCGGCACCGCCCACCCCGGCGGCACCGCCCGAGGACGCGCACGTCTTCGTGCTCTCACAGTCGTCTTCTGAGGAACAGGCGGGCCCGAGTGCAAGGGCGACGGACAAGAGCATGCACACTGTGCCGGTTGCGGTCTGCGAAGCCATTGATCAATTCCCCTAGAAACGTCCGAACAACGCTGCGCTGCCCGGTCCGAATTGCACCGTCAACGCCGAAGTCCGCGAGGCATAGGGCTCGTCGGCACTCGGCCAGAGAAGGAACGTCACGACGCCTCCAACGACGCCGACGGCCAGCGACCCCCACGCGATGGTCGTGTTCGCGTTCCGCTTGTCCCGTGCGTCGGCGGCATCACCACACCTGCCGTTCGCTGGGTATTTGTTGCAGAAGTCCTTGTCCGCGGGGAGTTGCGCGAGGGCCTCGTCTTCCTTGTCACTCTCGTTGCTGGCCAGGACGAAGAAGGTAACCCCAACGCCCAGCCCAACCGCAGCGACAACTCCACCGGCAATCCACGGCGACGCACCGCGCCCGGACTGCCCTTTCGATGTGCGCGCGGGCGCGACGGTCCCTTGCTCCGCGCCGGCACCTGGTGTGTCAGCGGCACCTGGTGTGTCAGCGGCACTTGCGCCCGAGGTCTCCAAGCGAGAGCCAACGCTTGCCCTGTGCTCGCGGCTCTCCCCCTCTCTGACCACGATCTTCCGCCGCGCGTCCCTCCGCCCCGCTGCAACGACGACGACCCAGTGCTCCCCGGGGTTCACCGGCAGCGCGACGCCGAGGCTATCGGGCTCGACCTCGCGCCCGTCACGTTTCACCGTCGTGCCTTCGGGAGCACCGGGCGCCAGCTTGATCGTCAATCGCGGCGTCCTCTTCTCGAGCGCGCCGATCTCCTTCTCCACTGGCCCGATGCGCGGGTCACCGGGCTGGAGCAGCGCTCGAGCGGCCTGATACGCGAGCAGCGCGCTCGCAACCTTCCCGCTCTTTTCGAAGCAGTCGCCCAAACTGACGCCAGTCCCCGCCGCGGGATCGATGCGGTAGCTCTCCTCGAGCTTTGGGCACGCGGCCTCGTAGTCGCCCTTCTTGAGCAGCGCCCGCCCCTCTCGAAAGAGCGCATCGGCCTTCGCGACGTCGCGGCCTTGTGGCCACGCCGTGGTGGCGATCAACATGAGCGCCAACGCCAGCGCCGTGACTCGAGTCATCGCCCTCAACGTCGCTGCTCCTTCCAGTCGTTGGTGCCCGGCACGAACACCCTCGCCGCGCTACCCGCATCAGGCTTCGGCGAAGCAGGCTTTCCGGGTTGGGCGGTTGGCAAGTCGTCCAGCGCAACTACGGGGACAGGTGACGTCGCCTTCGGCAGCGGTGCGGGGGTTCCTGAAGGTGCAGGCGTCGGCGCGGGCGCAACCGCGCTGACACCGGGATCTGCTGCCACCGGCGGTGCGCCTGCACCGGGCGTCCGCGCGCCCTTGACGACGACCAGTGTGATCCCGAGGGTCAAGACCAACACGAGCGCGACTCCAACACCCCCGACCGCCGCAAGCACCGGGCGATCGAGTACAGTCCGCACGATCGACACGCCCGTTCTTCCTCTGGCCACCGGGAGCGCGGTCACGTCGGACGACACCACCGGCGAGAGCTGCACCACATCCGAACTCGGCAGTGTCCTGTCCGCGACCGACGGCGGGACCGTGAGTTTTGGCGCCGTAGAAAGGGGGGCACGGTGCATCTCCGAATAGGCGTGGCGCACCGCGTTTTGCATCGCCCGCGCGTCGGGCCAGCGTCTCGGCTTCTCGAACGCGACCGCGCGATCGACGACCGCCGCCACAGCAGCGTGCAGCTTCGGCTCGAGCGACGCGAGCGGAGGCGCGGCCTTCGTCATCGCCGAAAGCAACAACTCGTTTGTCGTGCGTCCCTCGTGCACGGCACGCCCCGTGAGCAACGCGAACATCAAAGCGCCGACCGCCCACAAATCACTTCGCGCATCGACCTCGGCCCAGAGCCCACGCGCTTGCTCCGGCGGCATGTACGAGGGCGTGCCCATGCTCGTGCCGTCGCGTGTCGCATTGCTCGCCGTCGAGAGCTCACGGAGCCGCGCGATGCCGAAGTCGAGAACTTTGATCTGTCCGTCGCGAGTGAGGAAGACGTTCTCCGGTTTCAAGTCGCGATGAACCACGCCCTTGTCGTGCGCGGCGATGAGCACGTCGAGGATTTGATCGGCGGCCGAGAGTACCTCGTCGGCAGAAAGTTTGCCGCCGGAGCGTGCCGCGCGCGCGTCGAGGTGCTCGCCATCGAGCAGTTCCATCACCAAGAAGATCGCACCGTCCTCCGCCTCGTCCTCGTCGATCACTTTGACCGCACCGGAGTGACCGACGGTGTTGGCCGCGCGACCCTCTTTGAAGAACCGCGATCGAATGTGCGAATGCGTGCTGAGCTCCGGGTGAAGGATCTTCAGCGCCGCTCTCGTGCCATTCCGGTGGCTCGCGGCGTACACGGCCGCCATCCCGCCCACTCCGAGGAGCACGTCGAGCCGCCACTTCCCGCGCAAGACGGTACCCACCCGGGCGTTTGCCCGCATCGCGACCGGGTCGATGGCGGTGGTGGTGGAGAGGGAGTCGGGGGGCATGAGCGATGGCTCCGCCAAGGTTAGCTCCATGCTAACGTCTCAAGCCACCATCCTCAGTAGCGTCGGCGCGCATGCCTCGCCGACCGGGCACCGCATCCCTGGCGCGCCGAATTGGCGCTCGGATTCGCTCGCTCCGAGTCGAGACCGGCATCACCCAGGAGAAGTTGGCGTGGAACTGCAACCTCGCGAAGCCATACCTGTCCCAAATCGAGGCAGGAAAAAGGCTACCCTCGCTGCCCGCGCTGGTTGCGCTCGCGAAGCAGCTGGGGGTCGAGCTTGCGGACCTGATTCTCACCGAAGGCAAGGACCCTCGCTTCCGCTTCGCCGAGGCGGCTCGGTGTGGAGACTGGCAGAGCGCGATCGACGCCCTCCGTGAGCTCGGTTTCGCCTGCACGAGTCGCGAGAGCCGTGCTCGTTCTGGGTGATTCGTGCCGTTGAACGCCCTCGGCCAGACCGCTACGCGGGGCGTATGTTCGAACTCCACCACCTCTCTTGGGCCCAGCGCTGCGTGCTGGGTGACCTTCGCCTCGGTCCGCAATGGGAGGGCGGGCTCAGGACCCGGACCTTCCGCGCCTTGCGCCGGCGCAACCTGATCGCACCCGTCGAGCGCGGGGACTTCGCCTATCGGTGGCGCCTCACACCTCCTGGCACTCGCGTCGTGGGGCATCGAGGTCTTCTTCCGCGAGGCCAAGCAACTCTTCTCGCTTCGCCGACTCACAGGCGCGCAAGGAAGCGGCGGTCCTTCGCGTCGCTCCCCTGGTCGGACTCCTCTACTCCGTCCTCGTTCTCTGGTTCGCCGAAGGCGCCCTCCAGAGCCCGCTGGCCAGGCTTCCTGTCCGACCGTGGTACGCGCACAAGCGCGGCTTCTCCTTCGCCGACATCCTCCGTACCGCCCGTCGTGCCCTCCACGGCATCGACGTTCTGGTTCCATTCAACCTTTCCGAGAACTTGCAACAACCTCGACGCCCCCCAGATCGTCATCTGCAGCATGCACTGAACCCCACCGGTCGAGCGGACCCACTGAAGTCTGCAGCCTGAAGTCTGTAGCCTCGTGTTTCGCCCGAAAGGGCGAAATACGAGTCAGATGCGTCGCACCGGCAGGCGCAGGCGCGGTGGTTCTCGGTCGTACATGCTCACGCAGGCGGAGAGGACGCGATCC
It includes:
- a CDS encoding tetratricopeptide repeat protein; translated protein: MTRVTALALALMLIATTAWPQGRDVAKADALFREGRALLKKGDYEAACPKLEESYRIDPAAGTGVSLGDCFEKSGKVASALLAYQAARALLQPGDPRIGPVEKEIGALEKRTPRLTIKLAPGAPEGTTVKRDGREVEPDSLGVALPVNPGEHWVVVVAAGRRDARRKIVVREGESREHRASVGSRLETSGASAADTPGAADTPGAGAEQGTVAPARTSKGQSGRGASPWIAGGVVAAVGLGVGVTFFVLASNESDKEDEALAQLPADKDFCNKYPANGRCGDAADARDKRNANTTIAWGSLAVGVVGGVVTFLLWPSADEPYASRTSALTVQFGPGSAALFGRF
- a CDS encoding serine/threonine protein kinase, with product MRANARVGTVLRGKWRLDVLLGVGGMAAVYAASHRNGTRAALKILHPELSTHSHIRSRFFKEGRAANTVGHSGAVKVIDEDEAEDGAIFLVMELLDGEHLDARAARSGGKLSADEVLSAADQILDVLIAAHDKGVVHRDLKPENVFLTRDGQIKVLDFGIARLRELSTASNATRDGTSMGTPSYMPPEQARGLWAEVDARSDLWAVGALMFALLTGRAVHEGRTTNELLLSAMTKAAPPLASLEPKLHAAVAAVVDRAVAFEKPRRWPDARAMQNAVRHAYSEMHRAPLSTAPKLTVPPSVADRTLPSSDVVQLSPVVSSDVTALPVARGRTGVSIVRTVLDRPVLAAVGGVGVALVLVLTLGITLVVVKGARTPGAGAPPVAADPGVSAVAPAPTPAPSGTPAPLPKATSPVPVVALDDLPTAQPGKPASPKPDAGSAARVFVPGTNDWKEQRR
- a CDS encoding helix-turn-helix transcriptional regulator; the protein is MPRRPGTASLARRIGARIRSLRVETGITQEKLAWNCNLAKPYLSQIEAGKRLPSLPALVALAKQLGVELADLILTEGKDPRFRFAEAARCGDWQSAIDALRELGFACTSRESRARSG